A single region of the Mustela lutreola isolate mMusLut2 chromosome 2, mMusLut2.pri, whole genome shotgun sequence genome encodes:
- the CCR2 gene encoding C-C chemokine receptor type 2 has protein sequence MGDNGTFAQASYSVQPTSHSLFTSNIQAGNEEPTTNYDYDYSLPCLKVNVRQTLVGLLPPLYSLVFIFGFVGNMLVVLILINCKKLKSMTDIYLLNLAISDLLFLLTIPFWAHYAVYGWLLGEVMCKSFTGLYHVGYFGGNFFIILLTIDRYLAIVHAVFALKARTVTFGVLTSGVTWALAVFAALPGIVFGGLEEEDITFCSSKFPKAWKNFHTIMRSILGLVLPLLVMVICYSAILKTLLRCRNEKKRHKAVRLIFVIMMVYFLFWAPHNIVLLLSTFQESFNVSNCQSTSQMDQIMQVTETLGMTHCCINPIIYAFVGEKFRRYLSVFFRKHIAKHLCKQCPVFYGEPADRMSSTYTPSTGEQEVSVGL, from the coding sequence ATGGGTGACAATGGCACATTTGCCCAGGCCAGCTACAGCGTGCAGCCCACGTCGCATTCTCTGTTTACATCCAATATCCAGGCCGGCAATGAAGAACCCACCACCAATTATGACTATGATTACAGCTTGCCTTGTCTGAAGGTCAATGTGAGACAGACCCTAGTTGGGCTTCTGCCTCCGCTCTACTCGCTGGTGTTCATCTTTGGTTTTGTGGGCAACATGCTGGTCGTCCTCATCCTCATCAACTGCAAAAAGCTGAAGAGCATGACTGACATCTACCTGCTCAATCTGGCCATCTCTGACCTGCTCTTCCTTCTCACCATCCCATTCTGGGCCCACTACGCCGTGTACGGTTGGCTCTTGGGGGAGGTGATGTGTAAGTCATTCACCGGGCTGTATCACGTTGGGTATTTTGGAGGAAACTTCTTCATCATCCTCTTGACCATTGACAGGTACCTGGCGATCGTCCACGCTGTGTTTGCATTAAAGGCCAGAACGGTCACTTTTGGGGTGTTGACAAGTGGAGTCACCTGGGCCTTGGCTGTCTTCGCCGCTCTCCCCGGGATCGTCTTCGGGGGACTGGAAGAGGAAGATATTACCTTTTGCAGCTCTAAATTTCCAAAAGCATGGAAGAATTTTCATACAATCATGAGGAGCATCTTGGGCCTGGTCCTGCCCCTGCTTGTCATGGTCATCTGCTACTCGGCCATCCTCAAGACCCTGCTTCGGTGCCGAAACGAAAAGAAGAGGCACAAGGCAGTGAGGCTCATTTTCGTGATCATGATGGTTTACTTTCTTTTCTGGGCTCCCCACAACATTGTGCTTCTCCTGAGCACCTTCCAGGAGTCCTTTAATGTGAGCAACTGTCAGAGCACCAGTCAGATGGACCAAATCATGCAGGTGACGGAGACCCTTGGGATGACGCACTGTTGCATCAACCCCATCATCTACGCCTTCGTGGGAGAGAAGTTCAGAAGGTACCTCTCCGTGTTCTTCCGAAAGCACATCGCCAAACACCTCTGCAAACAATGCCCAGTCTTCTATGGGGAGCCCGCGGATCGAATGAGTTCCACATACACGCCTTCCACGGGGGAACAGGAGGTCTCAGTTGGCTTGTAG
- the LOC131823851 gene encoding C-C chemokine receptor type 5: protein MNDPTPTPYYDIDYGMSEPCQKTDVRKIAARLLPPLYSLVFVFGFVGNMLVVLILINCKRLKSMTDIYLLNLAISDLLFLLTIPFWAHYAADQWVFGNRLCQILTGLYYIGFYTGIFFIILLTIDRYLAIVHAVFAVKARTVTFGVVTSVVTWVVAVFASLPGIMFTRSQKERSRLTCSPHFPPTQYHFWKNFLTLKMTILGLVLPLLVMVVCYSAILKTLLRCRNEKKRHKAVRLIFVIVIVYFLFWAPYNIVLLLSTFQGSFGLNNCSSSNRLDQAMQVTETLGMTHCCINPIIYAFVGEKFRNYLLKFFRKHIARCFCKHCPVFLGDVSDRASSVYTRSTGEQEISTGL from the coding sequence ATGAATGACCCCACACCGACTCCATACTATGACATTGATTACGGGATGTCAGAGCCCTGTCAGAAGACCGACGTGAGAAAGATCGCAGCCAGGCTCCTTCCTCCGCTCTACTCGCTGGTGTTCGTCTTTGGTTTTGTGGGCAACATGCTGGTTGTCCTCATCCTCATCAACTGCAAAAGGCTGAAGAGCATGACTGACATCTACCTGCTCAATCTGGCCATCTCTGACCTGCTCTTCCTTCTCACCATCCCGTTCTGGGCCCATTACGCCGCGGACCAGTGGGTCTTTGGAAATAGGCTGTGTCAGATTTTGACGGGGCTCTACTACATAGGCTTCTACACGGGCATCTTCTTCATCATCCTCCTGACCATTGACAGGTACCTGGCGATCGTCCACGCTGTGTTTGCCGTAAAGGCCAGGACGGTCACCTTTGGGGTGGTGACGAGCGTGGTCACCTGGGTGGTGGCCGTGTTTGCCTCTCTCCCTGGGATCATGTTCACCAGATCCCAGAAAGAGAGGTCTCGCCTGACCTGCAGCCCTCATTTTCCACCCACTCAGTACCATTTCTGGAAGAACTTCCTGACATTAAAGATGACCATCTTGGGTCTGGTCCTGCCCCTGCTTGTCATGGTCGTCTGCTACTCGGCCATCCTCAAGACCCTGCTTCGGTGCCGAAATGAAAAGAAGAGGCACAAGGCGGTGAGGCTCATTTTCGTGATCGTGattgtttactttcttttctgGGCTCCCTACAACATCGTGCTTCTCCTGAGCACCTTCCAGGGGTCCTTCGGCCTGAATAATTGCAGTAGCTCCAACAGGCTGGACCAAGCGATGCAGGTGACGGAGACCCTTGGGATGACGCACTGTTGCATCAACCCCATCATCTACGCCTTCGTGGGGGAGAAGTTCAGAAACTACCTCTTAAAGTTCTTCCGAAAGCACATCGCCAGATGCTTCTGCAAACACTGCCCCGTTTTCCTGGGAGACGTGTCCGACAGGGCAAGCTCAGTTTACACTCGATCCACCGGGGAGCAGGAGATCTCTACCGGCTTATGA